Proteins encoded by one window of Pseudomonas tructae:
- the katE gene encoding catalase HPII — protein sequence MPSKNNPPKQSQLAGTQTPDRANTNAKLQSLEAVRSDATGQALRTNQGVKVADNQNTLKAGERGPSLLEDFIMREKITHFDHERIPERIVHARGTGAHGYFQAYESHAALSKAGFLQDPEKITPVFVRFSTVQGPRGSGDTVRDVRGFAVKFFTDEGNFDLVGNNMPVFFIQDAIKFPDFVHAVKPEPHNEMPTGGSAHDTFWDFVSLVPESAHMVIWAMSDRAIPKSLRTMQGFGVHTFRLVNAQGKSSFVKFHWKPKAGVCSLLWDEAQKLAGKDADYHRRDLWEAIETGNYPEWEFGVQIVAEEDEHRFDFDLLDPTKLIPEELVPVTPLGKMVLNRNPDNFFAETEQVAFCPGHIVPGIDFSNDPLLQGRLFSYTDTQISRLGGPNFHEIPINRPLAPNHNGQRDALHRTTLDKGRASYEPNSIDGGWPKETPPAAVDGGFESYPQRIEAHKVRQRSPSFADHFSQARLFFQSMSPTEQEHIISAYSFELSKVERAFIRARQVNEILANIDLKLAARVAANLGLPAPKNGTVDVPKTGLEESPALSQMNLLGEGIKGRKVAVLVADGVDGASVDRLVKALQAQSAQIKILGPTSAPVKTAQGKLLAVDASMEGMPSVLFDAVWVSGGKASLQALAGDGVAMHFVLEAYKHLKPMGLASEAHPILDTLGLKIDSGLLLGNDEKAYQAFITAIGKHRVWEREAAAKAVPA from the coding sequence ATGCCCAGCAAGAACAACCCTCCCAAGCAAAGCCAACTCGCCGGCACCCAGACCCCGGACCGGGCCAACACCAATGCCAAGCTGCAAAGCCTGGAAGCTGTTCGCAGTGACGCCACAGGTCAGGCGCTGCGTACCAATCAGGGGGTCAAGGTTGCCGACAACCAGAACACCCTCAAAGCCGGTGAACGTGGCCCGTCCCTGCTGGAAGACTTCATCATGCGTGAAAAGATCACGCATTTTGACCATGAGCGTATTCCAGAGCGCATCGTCCATGCCCGCGGTACCGGGGCCCATGGTTATTTCCAGGCCTATGAATCCCATGCTGCGCTGAGCAAGGCCGGTTTTCTTCAGGACCCGGAAAAGATCACCCCGGTGTTCGTGCGCTTTTCCACCGTTCAGGGCCCGCGAGGTTCGGGCGACACGGTGCGTGATGTGCGTGGTTTTGCCGTCAAGTTCTTTACCGATGAAGGTAACTTCGATCTGGTTGGCAACAACATGCCGGTGTTTTTCATTCAGGATGCCATCAAGTTTCCCGACTTCGTCCATGCGGTGAAACCTGAACCGCACAACGAAATGCCTACCGGTGGCTCAGCCCATGACACCTTCTGGGACTTTGTCTCGCTGGTGCCGGAGTCGGCGCACATGGTGATCTGGGCGATGTCCGACCGCGCCATCCCGAAAAGCCTGCGCACCATGCAGGGTTTTGGCGTGCACACTTTTCGGCTGGTCAATGCCCAAGGCAAGTCGAGCTTCGTCAAGTTTCACTGGAAACCCAAGGCAGGCGTCTGTTCGCTGCTGTGGGACGAAGCGCAGAAACTGGCCGGTAAAGATGCCGACTACCATCGTCGCGACCTCTGGGAAGCGATCGAAACCGGTAATTACCCGGAATGGGAGTTTGGTGTGCAAATCGTCGCCGAAGAAGATGAGCACAGGTTCGACTTCGACCTGCTCGACCCGACCAAGCTCATCCCTGAAGAGCTGGTGCCAGTGACGCCCCTGGGCAAGATGGTGCTCAACCGCAACCCGGATAATTTCTTTGCCGAAACCGAACAGGTCGCCTTCTGTCCTGGGCATATCGTCCCCGGCATCGACTTTTCCAACGACCCGCTGCTGCAGGGCCGGTTGTTTTCCTACACCGACACCCAGATCAGCCGGCTCGGCGGGCCGAACTTCCACGAGATCCCGATCAACCGCCCGCTGGCGCCCAACCACAACGGTCAGCGTGATGCCCTGCATCGCACCACCCTGGACAAGGGCCGGGCTTCCTATGAGCCGAACTCGATCGACGGTGGCTGGCCGAAAGAGACGCCGCCAGCGGCAGTCGATGGCGGCTTCGAGTCGTATCCGCAGCGGATCGAGGCGCACAAGGTGCGCCAGCGCAGCCCGTCGTTTGCCGACCATTTCTCCCAGGCGCGGCTGTTCTTCCAGAGCATGAGTCCGACCGAGCAGGAACACATCATCAGTGCCTACAGCTTCGAGCTGAGCAAGGTTGAGCGGGCGTTCATCCGTGCCCGCCAGGTGAATGAGATACTCGCCAACATCGACCTGAAGCTTGCAGCGCGAGTGGCGGCGAACCTGGGCCTGCCAGCGCCGAAAAACGGCACGGTGGATGTACCTAAAACAGGCCTTGAAGAGTCGCCGGCGTTGAGCCAGATGAACCTGCTGGGCGAAGGCATCAAGGGTCGTAAAGTGGCGGTGCTGGTGGCCGATGGCGTGGATGGCGCCAGTGTCGATCGCCTGGTCAAGGCGCTGCAAGCCCAAAGCGCGCAGATCAAGATCCTTGGTCCGACCTCGGCGCCAGTAAAAACCGCCCAGGGTAAGCTGTTGGCAGTGGATGCCTCGATGGAAGGCATGCCTTCGGTGCTCTTCGATGCGGTCTGGGTGTCGGGCGGCAAGGCCTCGTTACAGGCTTTGGCCGGTGATGGTGTAGCGATGCACTTCGTGCTTGAAGCCTACAAGCATCTCAAACCCATGGGCCTGGCCAGCGAGGCGCACCCCATACTCGACACGCTAGGGCTCAAGATCGACAGCGGCTTGCTGCTGGGCAACGATGAAAAAGCCTACCAGGCCTTCATCACTGCCATCGGCAAGCATCGGGTGTGGGAGCGTGAGGCAGCAGCGAAAGCCGTTCCGGCCTGA
- a CDS encoding PA5502 family lipoprotein: MKPFASRYLLLAAFSLILAACSSTPADNAAGTAQPDAWQQLEQSIASSELATAEDQLATLQSQAPNDSRIEQYQRQLAEAYLQRSQIVLQKGDVNAAATALARARALMPKAPALTGGVNGAITQARKAELDKAEAALKAAEARPAAKLIDPTAPSTVIALKTTNIREMRKQLDDIASDVVNYQCDVVFQVPRTQDAPWLQTLLGKRVKKIDRTFTLQQRHEIHRNQPAQAVLIPRRP; encoded by the coding sequence ATGAAGCCGTTCGCCTCCCGTTATCTGCTCCTTGCCGCGTTTTCGCTGATCCTTGCCGCGTGCTCCAGCACCCCGGCCGACAACGCTGCCGGGACTGCCCAGCCTGATGCCTGGCAGCAGCTGGAGCAAAGCATTGCCAGCAGTGAGCTGGCCACTGCCGAAGACCAGCTCGCCACCCTGCAAAGCCAGGCGCCCAATGACAGCCGGATCGAGCAATACCAGCGTCAGTTGGCCGAAGCCTATCTGCAACGCAGCCAGATCGTCCTGCAAAAGGGCGATGTGAATGCCGCCGCTACCGCCCTGGCCCGCGCCCGTGCCTTGATGCCCAAGGCTCCAGCGCTCACCGGCGGCGTCAACGGCGCGATCACCCAAGCGCGCAAGGCCGAGCTGGACAAGGCTGAGGCGGCGCTCAAAGCCGCCGAAGCCCGTCCGGCCGCCAAGCTGATCGACCCGACCGCACCGAGCACTGTGATTGCGCTAAAAACCACGAACATTCGTGAGATGCGCAAACAACTGGATGACATCGCCAGCGATGTCGTGAACTACCAGTGCGACGTGGTGTTTCAGGTGCCGCGCACGCAAGACGCACCCTGGTTGCAAACCCTGTTGGGCAAACGCGTGAAAAAAATCGACCGCACGTTTACCTTGCAGCAGCGCCACGAGATTCATCGCAACCAGCCTGCCCAGGCCGTATTGATCCCGCGCCGCCCGTAA
- the znuB gene encoding zinc ABC transporter permease subunit ZnuB: MADFLLYALLAGLALALVAGPLGSFVVWRRMAYFGDTLSHAALLGVALGFVLDVSPALAVTVGCLLLAILLVTLQQRQPLASDTLLGILAPSTLSLGLVVLSFMHDVRIDLMAYLFGDLLAISPGDLAWILGGSAAVLLLLVALWRPLLAVTVHEELAMVEGLPVAALRLALMLLIAVVIAVAMKIVGVLLITSLLIIPAAAAQRHARSPEQMALGASLLGVTAVCGGLALSWFKDTPAGPSIVVCAAVLFLLSLALPRR, from the coding sequence ATGGCTGATTTTCTGCTTTACGCCCTGCTCGCAGGCCTGGCGCTGGCACTGGTTGCAGGCCCTCTGGGCTCCTTCGTGGTGTGGCGGCGCATGGCCTACTTTGGCGATACCCTGTCCCATGCCGCGCTGCTCGGCGTGGCCCTGGGCTTTGTGCTGGATGTCAGCCCCGCCCTGGCAGTGACGGTCGGCTGCCTGTTGCTGGCCATCCTGCTGGTGACCCTGCAACAGCGCCAGCCACTGGCGTCCGACACCCTGCTGGGGATTCTCGCACCCAGTACATTGTCCCTCGGCCTCGTGGTGCTGAGCTTCATGCACGATGTGCGCATCGATCTGATGGCCTACCTGTTTGGCGACCTGCTGGCGATCAGCCCGGGGGATCTTGCCTGGATTCTCGGTGGCAGCGCGGCGGTGCTGCTGTTGCTGGTCGCGTTGTGGCGGCCATTGCTGGCGGTCACCGTGCATGAGGAACTGGCCATGGTCGAAGGCTTGCCGGTCGCTGCATTGCGCCTAGCACTGATGCTGCTGATCGCCGTGGTGATCGCCGTGGCAATGAAGATCGTCGGCGTGCTGCTGATCACGTCGCTGCTGATCATTCCCGCCGCTGCGGCGCAACGTCACGCCCGCTCACCAGAGCAAATGGCCCTGGGCGCCAGCCTGCTGGGGGTTACTGCGGTATGCGGCGGCCTGGCGCTGTCGTGGTTCAAGGACACGCCAGCCGGCCCGTCCATCGTGGTCTGCGCCGCGGTGCTATTCTTGCTGAGCCTGGCACTGCCCCGGCGCTGA
- the znuC gene encoding zinc ABC transporter ATP-binding protein ZnuC gives MSNALIRLEQVGVSFAGQAVLDSIDLAVEPGQIVTLIGPNGAGKTTLVRAVLGLLKPHSGTVWRKPRLRIGYMPQKLQVDATLPLSVLRFLRLVPGVDRAAALSALKEVGAEQVIDNPIQGISGGEMQRVLLARALLREPELLVLDEPVQGVDVAGQSELYSLITRLRDRHGCGVLMVSHDLHLVMSTTDQVVCLNRHVCCSGHPEQVSGDPAFVELFGSNAPSLAIYHHHHDHAHDLHGSVVAPAKGGHVHGDHCKHG, from the coding sequence ATGAGCAACGCGCTGATTCGCCTCGAACAGGTCGGCGTCAGCTTCGCCGGCCAGGCGGTGCTCGACAGCATTGACCTGGCTGTCGAGCCCGGGCAAATCGTCACCCTGATCGGCCCCAACGGCGCTGGCAAGACTACCCTGGTTCGCGCCGTGCTGGGCCTGCTCAAACCCCATAGCGGCACGGTCTGGCGCAAACCGCGGCTGCGCATTGGCTACATGCCGCAAAAGCTTCAGGTCGATGCCACCCTGCCGCTCTCGGTACTGCGCTTCTTGCGCCTGGTACCCGGCGTAGACCGTGCGGCCGCATTGTCGGCGCTCAAGGAAGTCGGCGCCGAACAGGTCATCGACAACCCGATCCAGGGTATTTCCGGCGGTGAGATGCAGCGCGTACTGCTGGCTCGAGCGCTGTTGCGCGAGCCCGAATTGCTTGTGCTCGATGAACCGGTGCAGGGCGTCGACGTTGCCGGCCAGTCCGAGCTGTACAGCCTGATCACCCGCCTGCGCGATCGCCATGGCTGCGGCGTGTTGATGGTTTCCCACGATCTGCACCTGGTCATGAGCACCACCGACCAGGTGGTCTGCCTGAACCGTCACGTTTGCTGTTCCGGCCACCCGGAGCAGGTCAGCGGCGACCCGGCCTTCGTCGAGCTGTTCGGCAGCAACGCGCCGAGCCTTGCGATTTATCACCACCATCACGACCACGCCCACGACCTGCATGGTTCGGTGGTTGCCCCGGCCAAAGGCGGCCATGTTCACGGAGATCACTGCAAGCATGGCTGA
- the zur gene encoding zinc uptake transcriptional repressor Zur — MPKTPLANRPHDHSHCVHSALAEADALCARQGVRLTALRRRVLELVWQSHKPLGAYDILAVLSEQDGRRAAPPTVYRALDFLLENSLVHRIASLNAFIGCSHPEHAHQGQFLICRECHVAIELEQSSISDAIVASAHEVGFRVEAQTVEVVGLCSNCRSA; from the coding sequence ATGCCTAAAACCCCGCTGGCCAACCGCCCCCACGACCACTCCCATTGCGTGCACAGCGCCCTGGCCGAGGCCGATGCGCTGTGCGCACGCCAGGGTGTGCGCCTGACCGCCTTGCGCCGACGGGTGCTGGAACTGGTGTGGCAGAGCCACAAGCCGCTGGGCGCCTACGATATCCTCGCCGTACTGAGCGAACAGGATGGCCGCCGGGCAGCGCCGCCCACCGTGTACCGCGCGCTGGATTTTCTCCTGGAAAACAGCCTGGTGCACCGCATTGCCTCGCTCAACGCCTTTATCGGCTGCAGCCACCCCGAGCACGCGCACCAGGGCCAGTTCCTGATCTGCCGCGAATGCCACGTGGCCATCGAGCTTGAACAAAGCTCCATCAGCGACGCCATTGTCGCCAGCGCCCACGAGGTCGGATTCCGCGTCGAAGCACAGACGGTCGAAGTGGTCGGCCTGTGCAGCAACTGCCGGAGCGCCTGA